A part of Helicobacter fennelliae genomic DNA contains:
- a CDS encoding Fic family protein → MILDNQEYMLDLCIRMAHHSTAIEGNTLTQDETASIILDNFIPRAIKDREFYEVRNYKYLLPYFIEKLKSNTKIDLELIKFFHSFIMKDLHEEAGKFKTLENAIIGADFETAKPYLVSSLLKDMCDNLYYKLENSKNDEEKIKAILQSHIHFEKIHPFSDGNGRTGRLLIAYSCFENNLTPIILPKEEKAYYISCLRANKIDDVMIDFIKKIQKEEQQRIEKFKSVALSLKNDLKPKNRK, encoded by the coding sequence ATGATATTGGATAATCAAGAATATATGCTAGATTTGTGTATAAGAATGGCTCATCACAGCACAGCAATAGAAGGTAATACGCTTACTCAAGATGAAACAGCCTCTATTATCCTAGATAATTTCATTCCAAGAGCAATAAAAGATAGGGAATTTTATGAAGTAAGAAATTATAAATACCTCTTGCCTTATTTTATAGAAAAACTTAAATCAAATACAAAGATTGACTTAGAACTTATAAAATTTTTTCATTCTTTTATAATGAAAGATTTGCACGAGGAAGCGGGGAAATTTAAAACCTTAGAAAATGCGATTATAGGTGCAGATTTTGAAACAGCTAAACCTTATTTAGTATCTTCATTGCTTAAAGATATGTGCGATAACCTATATTATAAATTAGAAAACTCTAAAAATGATGAGGAAAAAATTAAGGCAATTTTGCAATCCCATATTCATTTTGAAAAAATTCATCCCTTTAGCGATGGTAATGGGAGAACAGGCAGGCTTTTGATAGCCTATTCTTGTTTTGAGAATAATTTAACTCCTATCATTTTGCCCAAAGAAGAAAAGGCTTATTATATTTCTTGTCTAAGAGCAAACAAAATAGATGATGTGATGATTGATTTTATTAAAAAAATTCAAAAGGAAGAACAACAAAGGATAGAGAAATTTAAGTCGGTTGCTTTGAGTCTTAAGAATGATTTGAAGCCAAAGAATAGAAAATAA
- a CDS encoding helicase-related protein codes for MNLVLLYDEKNEENFYALLKNFDEPLEAESNGIKKRYSIEDLMVLQVEKFDVYGDILKKLVKSGIPQEQIAFIGDAKTDNQKQELFMKMNEGAIRVLIGSTTKMGTGTNVQKRIIALYELDCPWRPCDLEQRMGRGIRQGNMFFEEELQRMLEALKEKDLSLEVKNQILEENIKFNIAHYRYATEQTYDARMFQINEQKLKPLVQLKSLNFNDGQRVFEAIDAEVANVAEMKAVATGNPFILEKHKITSLLKTEERYYEQYKKVFYKTNEALRF; via the coding sequence ATGAATTTAGTGTTGCTCTATGATGAAAAAAATGAGGAAAATTTCTATGCTTTGCTTAAAAACTTTGATGAGCCATTAGAGGCAGAAAGTAATGGGATTAAGAAACGATATAGCATAGAAGACTTAATGGTATTGCAAGTAGAAAAATTTGATGTTTATGGGGATATACTTAAAAAACTTGTTAAGTCTGGAATCCCACAGGAGCAAATTGCTTTTATAGGCGATGCAAAGACCGACAATCAAAAACAAGAACTTTTTATGAAAATGAATGAGGGTGCAATAAGGGTTTTAATTGGTTCAACTACAAAAATGGGAACAGGCACAAATGTGCAAAAAAGAATTATCGCATTATACGAGCTTGATTGTCCGTGGAGACCTTGTGATTTAGAGCAAAGAATGGGAAGAGGGATTAGGCAAGGCAATATGTTTTTTGAAGAAGAATTGCAAAGAATGTTGGAAGCCTTGAAAGAAAAGGATTTGAGTTTGGAAGTAAAAAATCAAATCCTAGAAGAGAATATAAAATTTAATATAGCCCATTATCGTTATGCCACTGAACAAACTTATGATGCGAGAATGTTCCAGATTAATGAGCAAAAACTAAAACCTCTTGTGCAACTGAAATCTTTAAATTTTAACGATGGACAGAGAGTTTTTGAAGCAATAGATGCCGAAGTTGCAAATGTAGCTGAAATGAAAGCAGTTGCAACAGGAAACCCTTTTATTTTAGAAAAACATAAAATTACTTCACTTCTAAAAACAGAGGAGAGGTATTATGAACAATATAAAAAAGTATTTTACAAAACGAACGAAGCCTTGAGGTTTTAA
- a CDS encoding DEAD/DEAH box helicase family protein: MQSLIKQKQEGTFIGFPKPHLDLNQTALALKEAFHSYLYYEDIETSFGAKFVPIKYYEDFIKESFFNDPTKAIVKVSFLNGAYSLEKFKILREDFNDGEIVLKEVEASNYDFNEVGLSLEILREDTSTMFAKESFIENVLNGKSLEVYHFEPHPHEKDKKIKVSESISTKIALEKAEILKESFSNFCFSSKERRETIEKIYNETINVFTHKRFNYGNFLETPHLNKEITLMTHQKNAAFKAISKNSLLLDHQVGAGKTLAGIAIVMEQIRMSLIKKALILVPNHLSVQWGEEFKRAYPNANILNGEWKM, from the coding sequence GTGCAAAGTTTAATTAAGCAAAAACAAGAGGGAACTTTTATAGGTTTCCCAAAGCCTCATTTAGATTTAAACCAAACAGCTTTAGCTTTGAAAGAAGCTTTCCATTCATATTTGTATTATGAGGATATAGAAACTTCTTTTGGTGCTAAATTTGTGCCAATAAAATATTATGAAGATTTTATTAAAGAAAGCTTTTTTAACGACCCAACTAAAGCTATTGTAAAAGTTAGTTTTTTAAATGGAGCATATTCTTTAGAAAAATTTAAAATTTTAAGAGAGGATTTTAATGATGGTGAAATAGTTTTAAAAGAAGTTGAAGCCTCCAATTATGATTTTAATGAAGTTGGACTAAGCTTAGAAATTTTGAGAGAAGATACAAGCACAATGTTTGCAAAAGAATCTTTTATTGAAAATGTATTGAATGGCAAAAGTCTTGAGGTTTATCATTTTGAGCCTCACCCACACGAGAAAGATAAAAAAATTAAAGTAAGCGAGAGTATTTCCACAAAAATTGCCCTAGAAAAAGCGGAGATTCTAAAAGAATCTTTTTCTAATTTTTGTTTTTCTAGTAAGGAAAGAAGAGAGACAATAGAAAAAATCTATAATGAGACTATTAATGTCTTTACTCATAAAAGATTTAATTATGGAAACTTCTTGGAAACTCCGCACTTAAATAAAGAGATTACTTTAATGACGCATCAAAAGAATGCTGCTTTTAAAGCGATTTCTAAAAATTCTTTACTTTTAGACCATCAAGTTGGAGCTGGAAAAACTTTGGCTGGAATCGCCATTGTAATGGAGCAAATTAGAATGAGTTTGATTAAAAAAGCTTTAATTCTTGTTCCAAATCATTTAAGTGTGCAATGGGGAGAAGAGTTTAAAAGAGCTTATCCAAACGCAAATATTTTAAATGGAGAATGGAAAATGTAA
- the tssM gene encoding type VI secretion system membrane subunit TssM codes for MFRKIFNFIKSKLFVVILLLIFFIVLSILFWFWGSSISFNDIYIFGNPYLRFGIIFILWLIVFLFFFLKPTINFFISLKSEKRAKLKALKKESNDFVFRAKRNFFISLQDAKTTWKKKIKFKKLPLVIIIGEEGAGKSTFINYSNIEYPLSDSLQSHKKFHQSTNNFSLYVSKNGALLDTEGNYFSQEKFFVPSSSDELPEDDLDKNKEFLIKKNIWRNFLNFLNRNFFHSKLNGIVLVIDTRLFLSNPKEYSKDIIRYLVKRVNDCENYLNLKFPIYVVFSKIDLLEGMKEFFEIFNERIVDRALGISFKEKLNDDILDKGLKQLSQSLFLNFTNKNHFIHSLEDKNKTYLFLKQFDNLFALAKNFLLEIQNENAFKNNSSLRGVYFVSAYQENIPRNFLLDSVCEKYNVKKALAKVNPLHNKQSYFVKSLLDDIIFKDYSLSSMKNIFKKFSLLLLVLVISLSTYFLSFYFISKDRTEKEKAESTLTALQILLSDTDYKKLSIKERANLLVNLKNILGVYPQLSTNNNFMQYPSLNISYRGFLEAQEFYYKLNEDVLKNTLLKEMEYILQADKDDKNNLIKTLYMYKSLFEQEYLNKNLLKIWINENWQLLSKYNISRENFLSGVDDIQKIHIESSNKDKKSIELAIRALQRTTTRPQRLYVLLNFLNSDKRKEIYRIKEELGFAVNNIFAESSKITSIDKIYTKNGMIGFLQNLNQNIDNMINIELWMLESIGDGLTKENKSMLSMGILKLYLVEYQNKWEDLLLSLAPKQYSSKESTLNQLNILSKEDNPVSALIKIVSTNTKLNDVFLLKEAYNIGLNANEIKTHFSNITHFFSPYHKIAEQDSILSSGASAVGLNINNDVKIMEVLGLDIKNIQTKIIEFNTNKTQSIENKIAYALNREKEQDDPFVVFANDIKKLPPELEKYYAKLYLYAWNLVESHGVSLLNTAWFNEVYTPFINDIAPFYPFNDESTQQLSIDSFKEFFGRNGTINRFYDKYLSSVLVKKTNTYSLNTQFDVKINFSKSFLDFMRESKNLSNLMLTSNDNIKVNFTLQSLDLSADFSFIELQYNSHNVKYDHTLHSTLQIIGEQFNGNTNLNLTAFDYHNSNLNYHKTYSGEWAWHRFLKENYKNGAYSVIFNNNEKLYFDFKLINGGSEAHQILNTLQQIKIVAYITMGGNDNGR; via the coding sequence ATGTTTAGAAAAATTTTTAACTTTATAAAGTCCAAGTTATTTGTTGTTATATTATTGCTTATATTTTTTATTGTTTTGAGTATATTATTTTGGTTTTGGGGTTCTTCAATATCATTTAATGATATTTATATTTTTGGGAATCCATATTTAAGATTTGGAATTATATTTATACTATGGCTTATTGTTTTTTTGTTTTTCTTCCTTAAGCCAACTATTAATTTTTTTATTTCGCTCAAAAGCGAGAAAAGAGCAAAATTAAAAGCTTTGAAAAAAGAATCTAATGATTTTGTGTTTAGAGCTAAAAGAAACTTTTTTATTTCTTTGCAAGATGCTAAGACGACTTGGAAGAAGAAAATAAAGTTCAAAAAATTACCTTTAGTTATTATTATAGGGGAAGAAGGTGCTGGGAAAAGCACTTTTATCAATTATTCTAATATAGAGTATCCCTTAAGTGATAGTCTGCAATCTCATAAGAAATTTCATCAATCTACAAATAACTTTTCTTTATATGTTTCTAAAAATGGAGCTTTACTTGATACAGAGGGAAATTATTTTTCTCAAGAAAAGTTTTTTGTCCCATCAAGTAGTGATGAACTTCCAGAAGATGATTTAGATAAAAACAAAGAATTTCTGATTAAAAAGAATATTTGGAGGAATTTTTTAAACTTTTTAAATAGAAACTTTTTCCATAGTAAGCTCAATGGCATAGTTTTAGTAATAGATACAAGACTATTTTTAAGTAATCCCAAAGAGTATTCAAAAGATATTATTCGCTATCTTGTAAAAAGGGTAAATGATTGTGAAAATTATCTTAATCTTAAATTTCCTATTTATGTAGTTTTTTCTAAGATTGATTTGTTGGAGGGTATGAAAGAGTTTTTTGAAATTTTTAATGAAAGAATAGTTGATAGAGCTTTAGGTATTAGTTTTAAAGAGAAGTTAAATGATGATATTTTAGATAAAGGGTTAAAACAACTAAGTCAGTCTTTATTTTTAAATTTTACTAATAAAAATCATTTTATTCATTCTCTGGAAGACAAAAACAAGACTTATCTTTTTTTAAAGCAGTTTGATAATTTATTTGCTTTAGCAAAAAACTTTCTTTTAGAGATACAGAACGAAAACGCATTTAAAAATAATTCTTCGTTAAGAGGAGTGTATTTTGTAAGTGCCTATCAGGAAAATATTCCTAGAAACTTTTTACTTGATAGTGTGTGTGAGAAATACAATGTTAAAAAAGCATTGGCAAAAGTGAATCCTTTACACAATAAGCAGAGTTACTTTGTGAAATCTTTATTAGATGATATTATTTTTAAAGATTATTCTTTGAGCAGTATGAAAAATATTTTTAAAAAGTTTTCTTTATTGCTACTTGTATTAGTTATAAGTTTAAGCACTTATTTCTTGTCTTTTTATTTTATTTCTAAGGATAGAACAGAAAAAGAAAAGGCAGAAAGCACTTTAACCGCATTGCAGATTTTATTAAGTGATACAGACTACAAAAAGCTTAGTATAAAAGAAAGAGCAAATTTACTTGTAAATTTAAAAAATATTTTGGGCGTCTATCCTCAACTCTCAACAAATAATAATTTTATGCAATATCCAAGTTTAAATATATCATATAGAGGGTTTTTAGAGGCTCAAGAGTTTTACTATAAATTGAATGAAGACGTGCTTAAAAATACTTTGCTTAAAGAGATGGAATATATTTTACAAGCAGATAAAGATGATAAAAATAATTTAATAAAAACTTTGTATATGTATAAATCCTTATTTGAACAAGAATATTTAAATAAAAATTTGCTTAAAATTTGGATTAATGAAAATTGGCAATTATTAAGTAAGTATAATATTTCTAGGGAAAATTTCTTAAGTGGAGTTGATGATATTCAAAAAATTCATATAGAGAGTTCTAATAAAGACAAAAAAAGCATTGAATTAGCAATTAGAGCATTACAAAGAACAACAACAAGACCACAAAGGTTATATGTTTTGTTAAATTTTTTAAATAGTGATAAACGAAAAGAAATTTATAGAATTAAAGAGGAATTAGGCTTTGCTGTGAATAATATTTTTGCGGAATCAAGTAAGATAACTTCCATAGATAAAATTTATACCAAAAATGGAATGATAGGATTTTTACAAAATCTCAATCAAAATATAGATAATATGATAAATATAGAGTTGTGGATGCTTGAAAGTATTGGTGATGGATTAACAAAAGAAAATAAGAGTATGCTTTCAATGGGCATACTCAAATTGTATTTGGTGGAATATCAAAATAAATGGGAGGATTTACTTCTCTCTCTTGCACCAAAACAATATAGTTCTAAAGAATCTACACTTAATCAGCTCAATATTTTATCTAAAGAGGATAATCCTGTATCGGCTTTAATTAAAATTGTTAGCACTAATACCAAGCTAAACGATGTTTTTTTGCTTAAAGAAGCTTATAATATAGGGCTTAATGCTAATGAGATTAAAACACATTTTAGCAATATTACCCATTTTTTCAGCCCTTATCATAAAATTGCGGAACAAGATTCTATTCTAAGTTCAGGAGCTTCAGCAGTAGGTCTTAATATTAATAATGATGTTAAGATAATGGAAGTTCTTGGTTTAGACATTAAAAATATTCAAACCAAGATTATAGAGTTTAACACAAATAAAACACAAAGTATTGAAAATAAAATAGCCTATGCGCTAAATCGTGAGAAGGAACAAGATGACCCTTTTGTAGTGTTTGCTAATGATATTAAAAAGCTTCCACCAGAATTAGAAAAATATTATGCAAAATTGTATTTATATGCTTGGAATCTTGTAGAATCTCACGGAGTCTCTTTGCTTAATACTGCTTGGTTCAATGAAGTTTATACCCCCTTTATCAATGATATTGCCCCTTTTTATCCTTTTAATGATGAAAGCACACAGCAATTAAGTATAGATTCTTTCAAAGAATTCTTTGGCAGAAATGGGACTATCAATAGATTTTATGACAAATATTTAAGTTCTGTGTTAGTTAAGAAGACAAATACCTATTCTCTAAACACTCAATTTGATGTTAAAATAAATTTTTCTAAGAGTTTTTTAGATTTTATGAGAGAGAGCAAAAATCTTTCAAATTTAATGTTGACTTCAAATGATAATATAAAAGTCAATTTTACATTGCAAAGTTTAGATTTAAGTGCTGATTTCTCTTTCATAGAATTGCAATATAATTCTCATAATGTGAAGTATGACCATACTTTACATTCTACTCTACAGATTATTGGAGAGCAATTTAATGGCAATACGAATTTGAATTTAACAGCTTTTGATTACCATAATTCAAATTTAAATTATCATAAAACATATAGTGGCGAATGGGCTTGGCATAGGTTCTTGAAAGAAAATTATAAGAATGGTGCGTATAGTGTAATTTTCAATAATAATGAAAAATTATATTTTGATTTTAAACTAATTAATGGTGGTTCAGAGGCTCATCAAATCCTTAATACGCTCCAGCAGATAAAAATTGTAGCATATATTACAATGGGAGGAAATGATAATGGTAGATAA
- a CDS encoding type II toxin-antitoxin system PemK/MazF family toxin gives MIISPNELNYLQTRLVAPITSKGFDAPFRVNFELEGKKARILCDQIRCVSVDRFLNKICDLESSKQEALKNILLEMFA, from the coding sequence GTGATTATCTCACCCAATGAATTAAACTATTTACAAACAAGACTTGTCGCACCTATTACTTCAAAGGGATTTGATGCTCCTTTTAGAGTAAATTTTGAATTAGAGGGTAAAAAGGCTAGAATCCTTTGCGACCAAATTCGTTGTGTGAGTGTGGATAGATTCTTAAATAAAATTTGTGATTTAGAATCTAGTAAGCAAGAGGCTCTAAAAAATATTCTCTTAGAGATGTTTGCTTAA
- a CDS encoding CJH_07325 family protein, with translation MPFVSSCFINVPQFNTGSVADIQCGKEENEELDKALQELSDSLDESYKKFNMDEYFAHQTS, from the coding sequence ATCCCCTTTGTCTCCTCTTGCTTTATCAATGTCCCACAATTCAATACAGGAAGTGTTGCCGATATTCAATGCGGAAAAGAAGAAAATGAAGAACTAGATAAAGCCCTGCAAGAGCTAAGTGATTCTTTGGATGAAAGTTATAAAAAATTTAATATGGATGAGTATTTTGCACATCAAACATCTTGA
- a CDS encoding Fic family protein: MNEILEILLREKRNSHKNGLYHYTQVHFAYNSNHIEGSTLTNEQTRLIYEKDTFLANENQIIKTNDILEAKNHFVAFDFILENALIDLDIDFIKNLHFLVKQNCTDIKTIGDFKKSPNFVGNIKTTPPSQVLKEMNILLENYKKENSLEKIIESHFHFEKIHPFEDGNGRVGRLLMFKECLKNNVIPFIIDEEHRLFYYRGLKEYPNTKGFLIDTCLSCQDKFKEILEYFEVEISNNPQAQNTQEYLNEKSNSHIKRKRK; the protein is encoded by the coding sequence GTGAATGAAATCCTTGAAATTTTACTTAGAGAAAAAAGGAATTCTCATAAAAATGGTTTGTATCATTATACACAAGTTCATTTTGCTTATAATTCCAATCACATTGAGGGAAGCACACTCACAAATGAACAAACAAGATTGATTTATGAAAAAGATACTTTTTTAGCAAATGAAAATCAAATCATTAAAACAAACGATATTTTAGAAGCAAAAAATCATTTTGTAGCCTTTGATTTTATTTTAGAAAATGCTTTGATTGATTTAGATATTGATTTTATTAAGAATTTACACTTTTTAGTAAAACAAAATTGCACTGATATAAAAACCATAGGTGATTTTAAAAAAAGCCCTAATTTTGTAGGCAATATTAAAACAACCCCACCAAGTCAAGTTTTAAAAGAAATGAATATTTTGCTTGAAAATTACAAGAAAGAAAATTCTTTAGAAAAAATTATAGAATCTCATTTTCACTTTGAGAAAATTCACCCTTTTGAAGATGGTAATGGTAGAGTAGGAAGACTTTTAATGTTTAAAGAATGCTTAAAAAATAATGTTATTCCATTTATTATTGATGAGGAACATAGATTGTTTTATTATAGAGGTTTGAAAGAATATCCTAACACAAAAGGATTTTTAATTGATACTTGCCTTTCTTGTCAAGATAAATTTAAAGAGATTTTGGAATATTTTGAAGTAGAAATTTCAAATAATCCTCAGGCTCAAAACACACAAGAATATTTAAACGAAAAATCAAATTCCCATATCAAAAGGAAAAGAAAATGA
- a CDS encoding Hcp family type VI secretion system effector, translating to MAQPAYIKIEGSTQGLISSGASTEASIGNRYQAGHEDEIMAQEVAHIVTVPTDPQSGQPSGQRVHKPFSFTCSLNKAVPLLYNALTSGERLTSVEIHWFRTSTSGGQEHYFTTKLEDAIITDINLVMPNAQEQGNNDKTELFKVSLNYRKVIWEHIAAGTSGSDDWRETKV from the coding sequence ATGGCACAACCAGCATATATAAAAATTGAAGGTTCTACTCAAGGGCTTATTTCAAGTGGAGCTTCCACAGAAGCAAGTATTGGAAATCGTTACCAAGCAGGACACGAAGACGAGATTATGGCACAAGAAGTTGCTCATATTGTAACCGTTCCAACAGACCCACAAAGCGGACAACCATCAGGACAAAGGGTACATAAACCTTTTTCTTTTACTTGTTCTTTGAATAAAGCTGTTCCCCTACTTTATAATGCGCTCACAAGTGGAGAAAGATTAACGAGTGTAGAAATTCACTGGTTTAGAACTTCTACAAGCGGAGGGCAAGAACATTATTTCACAACAAAATTAGAAGACGCTATTATTACAGATATTAATCTTGTAATGCCCAATGCACAGGAACAAGGCAATAATGATAAAACAGAGCTTTTCAAAGTCTCTCTCAATTATAGAAAAGTGATTTGGGAGCATATTGCCGCAGGGACAAGTGGAAGTGATGATTGGAGAGAAACTAAAGTCTAA
- a CDS encoding FHA domain-containing protein, which yields MVDNEEKIGVIIENLEEILTRDKAYIFDKEGGFIGSDSQCSFCVQDRRNQIQNKHLKIGFEEGFFTISPVEDAVIFYNESFSKMQGGFETIINKGDIFRISNVQFRFVDYKEINEEFLRNKEKLDDIEKCDEINEGLLTPRGKIQFDFKEKENIKEIVESKTDYAFIEEKIDNSFLNQSDKKNPLEFEYQNILKTIDKTLRELQMNQKSAKLNEQYGKLDIRDLEKIIANIPLIKSTTLINLLALSLISKELYSPIFEEMEENMFIKYLQVAIQGNIKEEKALFENLTIKALEKYKNKYS from the coding sequence ATGGTAGATAATGAGGAGAAAATTGGAGTTATTATTGAAAACTTAGAAGAAATTTTAACTAGAGATAAAGCATATATTTTTGATAAAGAGGGTGGATTTATAGGAAGTGATTCCCAATGTTCTTTTTGTGTGCAAGATAGACGAAATCAAATACAAAACAAACATCTAAAAATAGGTTTTGAAGAGGGATTTTTTACCATTTCTCCTGTGGAAGATGCTGTTATTTTTTATAACGAATCTTTTTCTAAAATGCAAGGTGGTTTTGAAACTATTATTAATAAAGGTGATATTTTTAGAATTTCAAACGTTCAATTTCGTTTTGTGGATTATAAAGAAATCAATGAAGAATTTTTAAGAAATAAAGAAAAGCTTGATGACATTGAAAAGTGCGATGAAATAAATGAAGGGCTTTTAACGCCTAGAGGTAAGATTCAATTTGATTTTAAAGAAAAGGAAAATATAAAAGAGATTGTTGAGAGCAAGACCGATTACGCTTTTATAGAGGAAAAAATAGATAATAGTTTTTTAAATCAAAGTGATAAAAAGAATCCTTTGGAATTTGAATATCAAAACATTTTAAAAACCATTGATAAAACTTTAAGAGAATTGCAAATGAATCAAAAAAGTGCAAAATTGAACGAGCAATATGGGAAATTAGATATTAGAGATTTAGAAAAGATTATTGCCAATATTCCACTTATAAAATCTACAACACTCATTAATCTTTTAGCCTTAAGTTTGATTAGTAAAGAATTATATAGCCCTATTTTTGAAGAAATGGAAGAAAATATGTTTATAAAATATCTCCAAGTCGCCATTCAGGGCAATATCAAGGAAGAGAAAGCCTTATTTGAGAATTTAACTATCAAAGCTTTGGAAAAATATAAAAATAAATATTCATAG
- a CDS encoding Eco57I restriction-modification methylase domain-containing protein has translation MYYKEIRESSFNAYYTPKDVIESIYLGLQNLGVPKDKRILALEPSCGTGRFIALAPSNYEFQAVEKDTLSATIAKFLHPQVRIYNQGLEEVKFNNEFDVIVGNPPFDNQVKIRDYSSLGNNKSIHNYFAIKSSELVKDNGIVSFVITSYFLDSERNAHREILHKKGDFLSAYRLPNAVFKESNTNVLTDVYFYQKLSKDGLERRKKAFKKEESLKQKQIAFVKTALFAELVSVNSHFNKNVKHILGEFEIRENTRYGQENIKYEMLVKDNGNWSETLKKQLGDLIPVFKDNAPFEKELNLINFSLLSTEEAIKVNSLRVGNLFFMDNKIYVKGEYSSCEEAYFSDSLDISKMDLVPKAHILRIDKKNFQYKSFLNRDEVQIAKKNHRF, from the coding sequence ATGTATTATAAAGAAATTAGAGAATCTAGTTTTAATGCCTATTATACTCCAAAAGATGTGATTGAAAGTATTTATTTGGGTTTGCAAAATTTAGGAGTGCCAAAGGATAAAAGAATCTTAGCTTTAGAGCCAAGTTGTGGCACAGGGCGTTTTATTGCACTTGCTCCAAGTAATTATGAATTTCAAGCGGTAGAAAAAGATACGCTTTCAGCTACGATTGCTAAGTTCTTGCACCCACAAGTAAGAATCTATAATCAAGGTTTAGAAGAAGTAAAATTTAATAATGAATTTGATGTTATTGTGGGCAATCCTCCTTTTGATAATCAAGTGAAAATAAGGGATTATAGTTCATTGGGAAATAACAAAAGTATCCATAATTATTTTGCAATCAAATCAAGTGAATTAGTAAAAGACAATGGAATCGTAAGTTTTGTTATTACAAGTTATTTTTTAGATAGTGAGAGAAATGCCCATAGAGAAATCCTGCATAAAAAAGGAGACTTCCTTTCCGCTTATAGATTACCAAATGCAGTATTTAAGGAAAGTAACACTAATGTATTAACTGATGTTTATTTTTATCAAAAACTTAGCAAAGATGGTTTGGAGCGAAGAAAAAAAGCTTTTAAAAAAGAAGAGAGCTTAAAACAAAAACAAATAGCTTTTGTTAAGACTGCATTATTTGCCGAATTAGTTTCTGTAAATTCTCATTTTAATAAGAATGTAAAACATATTTTAGGGGAATTTGAAATTAGGGAAAACACAAGGTATGGACAAGAAAATATTAAATATGAAATGCTTGTGAAAGATAATGGAAATTGGAGTGAAACTCTTAAAAAACAATTAGGAGATTTAATCCCTGTATTCAAAGATAATGCACCCTTTGAGAAAGAATTAAATTTGATTAATTTCTCTCTTTTAAGCACTGAAGAAGCAATTAAAGTTAATAGTTTGAGGGTTGGAAATCTCTTTTTTATGGATAATAAAATTTATGTGAAAGGTGAGTATTCAAGTTGTGAAGAGGCTTATTTTAGTGATAGTTTAGATATAAGTAAAATGGATTTAGTGCCAAAGGCGCATATTCTTAGAATAGATAAAAAGAATTTTCAATATAAAAGCTTTTTAAACAGAGATGAAGTGCAAATTGCTAAAAAAAATCATAGATTTTAG
- a CDS encoding AbrB/MazE/SpoVT family DNA-binding domain-containing protein, with translation MTKLIKIGNSYGIRIPKVFIKKAHLEDAVIDLKLFKNGLLLSPNKTHRSNWDSAILRKRAKQEDDKQNTISLQKDFACEDMREWEW, from the coding sequence ATGACAAAGTTAATAAAAATTGGCAATTCTTATGGCATTCGTATTCCAAAAGTTTTTATAAAAAAAGCTCATTTAGAAGACGCTGTTATTGACCTAAAATTATTTAAAAATGGGCTTTTATTAAGCCCGAATAAAACACATCGTTCAAATTGGGATAGTGCAATACTTAGAAAAAGAGCAAAGCAAGAAGATGATAAGCAAAACACAATCTCTTTGCAAAAAGATTTTGCTTGTGAGGATATGAGGGAATGGGAGTGGTAA